In Streptococcus dysgalactiae subsp. dysgalactiae, the following are encoded in one genomic region:
- a CDS encoding polysaccharide lyase 8 family protein, translating to MKHKKYYPYICSSILLACLLWSPTVLADEDASGTTALPTSQDIERPQQMTNLSHQVTSQNDGVVTTTEIEVDPDLESQITLTGENLLKNPQFDQTSPASTSSSDKDKGWSKEAAEGWQVYKDSKQTVGSPQIDATEHQLTMTNEVGKKLRGCVHQTVAINPEKQYLVSFDIETKDKTGQTFVRVIEEIKENNTLKEQRLWLSPMATGTMKKHQEKLYVPKLKVNQIKLELFYETGQGQVIFDNISLREAGDKPSGAIKEVTHSLEERIALPLSKKYLLALPDYIYQVAAGANQIVRIENGTVEPLQEGHTLLEVFTKEGQKIADLPLEVTGKDDSEMTALISQWRQMILGADSYNASNPAMQALNQKLDDSVTKNLNSLVNNQKEAYLWEDLKDFGKSSHMTATYRRLEEMAKQVNSPASKYYQDTALIRLIKDKLAWLHLNYYNPQKDIEGNANWWDYEIGTPRAIVNTLTLLYPYFTQDEIKAQTKSISHFVPNPKQFRSTLVNPFKAIGGNLVDMGRVKIIEALLTHDEAKLKESIEALDTLFEFQKDGSKGEGFYQDGSYIDHTNVAYTGAYGNVLIDGLSQLIPLIQASPMTLNAQKLEVIEHWIEKSFFPLLIHGELMDMSRGRSISRENASSRMAALEALRGILRLSQVLPEANKNRIQGQLKSILAFHDKETMLSSLSSYYDINLFEQVLANKAIKPMPMSTNLSVFQNMDKLAYYNADKDFGFALSMHSNRTLNFEAMNNENTRGWYTGDGMFYLYNHDLTHYSDKYWPTVNPLKMPGTTEAEGNREDVTDDYLKKLTTDYKEKAKEKAGMSTLPNSFVGAIKGDDKTALAAMDFQNWDRTVSAKKAWGIFDDRIVFLGAGIQSTKNQAVSTTIDQRKDNPENPYRLLVNGQEVSLTNDTLERDHVTSVLLLSQDGKNNIGYLFDKPTTLVFSRQEQSGRWSNINRGSTNKELVTQTFITISQRHQQTNDTYAYTLLPNVSQEDFDKVRTEASIEVVRNDSDLQILHDHKQDLWAVVNYHDGPQRINDQLTLEKAGLYLYQKVGNVFKLLSKDLMSSD from the coding sequence ATGAAACACAAAAAATACTATCCCTACATTTGTTCTAGCATTCTATTAGCCTGCCTGCTATGGTCGCCAACGGTTTTAGCAGACGAAGATGCATCTGGGACAACTGCCTTACCAACGTCACAGGACATAGAGCGACCGCAACAAATGACAAATCTTTCTCACCAAGTGACATCTCAAAATGATGGAGTAGTGACAACAACAGAAATAGAAGTAGACCCAGACCTCGAGAGTCAAATCACTTTAACCGGTGAAAATCTCTTGAAGAACCCTCAATTTGACCAAACTAGTCCAGCTTCAACGTCTTCATCAGACAAAGACAAGGGCTGGTCTAAAGAAGCAGCTGAGGGTTGGCAAGTTTATAAAGATAGTAAGCAAACAGTTGGTAGTCCTCAAATTGATGCCACTGAACATCAACTGACCATGACCAATGAAGTAGGCAAGAAGTTAAGGGGATGTGTCCATCAGACGGTTGCCATTAATCCTGAAAAACAATACTTGGTTTCTTTTGATATTGAAACAAAGGATAAGACAGGGCAAACCTTTGTGCGTGTTATCGAAGAAATTAAAGAAAACAACACCTTAAAAGAGCAACGTCTGTGGCTCTCTCCAATGGCGACAGGAACCATGAAGAAACACCAAGAAAAGCTTTATGTCCCTAAATTAAAGGTTAACCAGATTAAGCTAGAGCTCTTTTACGAAACTGGTCAAGGTCAAGTGATCTTTGATAATATTTCCTTAAGAGAAGCGGGTGACAAACCTAGTGGTGCTATCAAGGAGGTTACTCATTCATTGGAAGAGCGAATTGCTTTGCCTTTGTCTAAAAAGTATCTCCTTGCCCTACCTGACTATATCTATCAGGTAGCCGCTGGGGCAAACCAAATTGTGCGTATCGAAAATGGTACTGTAGAGCCTTTGCAAGAAGGGCACACGCTGTTAGAAGTCTTTACCAAAGAAGGTCAAAAAATAGCTGATCTGCCTCTTGAAGTAACAGGTAAAGATGACAGTGAAATGACCGCTTTGATTTCTCAATGGCGTCAAATGATTCTGGGGGCAGATTCCTATAACGCATCGAACCCTGCTATGCAGGCATTAAACCAAAAACTAGATGACAGTGTGACCAAAAACCTCAACAGTCTTGTCAATAATCAAAAGGAAGCCTACTTGTGGGAAGATTTAAAGGATTTTGGGAAGTCATCTCATATGACTGCGACTTACAGACGTTTGGAAGAAATGGCAAAACAGGTCAATAGCCCAGCTTCGAAGTACTATCAAGATACAGCGTTAATCAGGTTAATCAAAGACAAATTGGCCTGGCTACACCTTAACTACTATAATCCTCAGAAGGATATCGAAGGCAATGCTAACTGGTGGGACTACGAAATTGGGACCCCAAGAGCCATTGTTAATACGCTGACGTTACTTTATCCTTATTTTACCCAAGACGAAATTAAAGCGCAGACCAAGAGCATTTCTCATTTTGTTCCGAATCCAAAACAGTTTCGTTCAACCTTGGTCAATCCTTTTAAGGCCATTGGCGGGAATCTTGTGGACATGGGACGTGTGAAAATCATTGAGGCCTTGCTGACGCATGATGAGGCAAAATTGAAAGAAAGTATTGAAGCTCTAGATACACTCTTTGAGTTTCAAAAGGATGGTTCAAAAGGAGAAGGTTTCTATCAAGACGGCTCTTACATTGATCATACCAATGTGGCTTATACCGGAGCTTATGGAAATGTCCTTATAGATGGCTTGTCACAATTAATCCCGCTGATTCAGGCATCACCGATGACCTTAAATGCACAAAAATTAGAGGTTATAGAGCACTGGATTGAAAAATCCTTCTTCCCATTGCTGATTCATGGCGAATTAATGGACATGAGTCGTGGTCGCTCTATTAGTCGTGAAAATGCTTCGTCAAGGATGGCAGCGTTAGAAGCTTTACGTGGTATTCTAAGGTTATCGCAAGTCTTGCCTGAGGCAAACAAGAATAGGATTCAAGGTCAATTAAAGTCAATCTTGGCCTTCCATGATAAAGAAACGATGTTGAGTAGCTTATCTAGCTACTATGACATCAATTTGTTTGAACAGGTTCTTGCTAATAAGGCTATTAAGCCCATGCCGATGTCAACCAACCTCTCTGTGTTTCAGAATATGGATAAATTAGCTTATTACAATGCTGACAAAGATTTTGGCTTTGCCTTATCCATGCATTCTAATAGGACCCTTAATTTTGAAGCCATGAATAATGAAAATACACGTGGTTGGTACACAGGTGATGGCATGTTCTACCTTTATAATCATGATTTGACCCATTATTCGGACAAGTATTGGCCAACTGTTAATCCGCTAAAAATGCCAGGCACAACAGAGGCCGAAGGCAACCGAGAAGATGTTACAGATGACTATTTGAAAAAACTAACCACTGATTATAAGGAAAAAGCTAAGGAAAAAGCTGGCATGTCCACCCTCCCAAATTCATTTGTGGGGGCTATCAAAGGGGATGACAAAACAGCCTTGGCTGCTATGGATTTCCAGAATTGGGATCGGACGGTCAGTGCCAAGAAAGCTTGGGGGATTTTCGATGACCGTATCGTCTTCTTAGGAGCTGGCATCCAGAGCACCAAAAATCAGGCGGTTAGCACAACGATTGATCAGCGAAAGGATAATCCAGAAAATCCTTATCGTCTATTGGTCAATGGCCAGGAAGTCAGTCTGACAAATGACACCCTTGAAAGAGATCATGTCACAAGTGTCTTGTTATTGTCTCAAGATGGCAAGAATAATATTGGCTATCTCTTTGATAAACCGACAACCTTAGTGTTCTCACGCCAAGAACAGTCAGGACGCTGGTCTAATATTAACAGAGGGTCAACAAATAAAGAGTTAGTCACACAAACTTTTATAACCATTAGCCAAAGGCATCAGCAAACAAATGATACGTACGCTTACACCTTATTGCCAAATGTCAGTCAAGAAGACTTTGATAAAGTTCGAACAGAAGCATCTATCGAGGTTGTGCGTAACGATAGTGACCTTCAAATTCTTCATGATCACAAACAAGACCTCTGGGCAGTTGTCAACTACCATGATGGACCTCAAAGAATTAATGATCAATTAACACTTGAAAAAGCTGGTTTGTACCTTTACCAGAAAGTTGGAAACGTCTTTAAATTGCTTTCTAAGGACTTAATGTCTAGTGATTAA